A window of Littorina saxatilis isolate snail1 linkage group LG7, US_GU_Lsax_2.0, whole genome shotgun sequence contains these coding sequences:
- the LOC138970208 gene encoding uncharacterized protein TC_0305-like codes for MCKWKENCAALVIGGGTASEFARALGHEGTQHIRDYVTTNGGTYFGICAGAYFACHTVHFNRGGELEMYKQYGTCEGTISRPYEASTEKGAEILTISFDRGPMYDVNGGPGTVGVYVNGGGIFLEHPQESTLDPPRHVTLAYFRYLEYQPAAIVKCHVGTNGGIAILSSPHLERFASLEDDVMGQECWSRVLKQGKLQMKETVYYLPSESFCFLSSCALVQFG; via the exons atgt GTAAATGGAAAGAGAACTGCGCAGCGCTGGTGATAGGAGGAGGGACAGCAAGTGAGTTTGCCAGAGCATTGGGCCATGAGGGTACTCAACATATCCGTGATTATGTCACGACCAACGGAGGAACGTACTTCGGAATCTGTGCTGGGGCGTATTTTGCTTGCCACACCGTCCATTTCAACAGGGGAGGCGAGCTTGAAATGTACAAACAATATG GGACATGCGAAGGAACAATCTCTCGCCCCTACGAAGCGTCCACAGAAAAAGGAGCTGAGATTCTGACAATCTCCTTTGACCGCGGACCAATGTATGACGTTAATGGTGGTCCTGGAACGGTCGGCGTTTACGTCAACGGCGGTGGTATTTTCTTAGAGCACCCTCAGGAGTCCACCCTTGATCCTCCGCGACACGTGACCTTGGCCTACTTTCGGTATCTGGAGTATCAACCTGCAGCTATCGTGAAGTGTCACGTTGGGACCAATGGGGGCATTGCAATACTCTCCTCGCCGCATCTTGAGCGCTTTGCTTCATTGGAAGATGACGTCATGGGACAGGAGTGTTGGTCACGGGTCCTGAAGCAAGGGAAGTTACAAATGAAGGAGACTGTTTATTATCTCCCTTCGGAGAGTTTCTGTTTTCTGAGTAGTTGTGCTCTGGTACAGTTCGGATGA